DNA sequence from the Heptranchias perlo isolate sHepPer1 unplaced genomic scaffold, sHepPer1.hap1 HAP1_SCAFFOLD_43, whole genome shotgun sequence genome:
tcaaacacagtaccagagaccgacagatacagaatgaatctccacactcacagactgaactGGAgacgacagatatagaatgaatgtcacagtcacattactgcagactgagttacactttacagaccagtccaaatatctcataatggcagattgaaagatacagtctaAATtctattggtgcagactgagctacatattggaTATAGTGGTAAATACTCGTGTTtgctgaaataaacattatcaatgccattggtacagactgagctgcacattacgtacgagtccaaaaatcacaaaTGATCAGTTTGGAAGATACAATTTAAATTCTATTCGCACTGCCTGAGCTGAACATTATatatcagtccaacaatctcatacgatattagactgaaagatagagAATCGATTCAATTCGTGaaaactgagccacacattatatagcaatccaagaatctcataccgtatcagactcaaagatacaatatcaattccattagcacagactgagctacacgttactcaccagtccaaaaatctcatactgaatctttcaatgtgACACTGTATCAATTCCATTCGTGCAGCCTGAGCTATACATTGCATTCAAGTCCAAAAATTGCATACAGTATAAGaatgatagatacagtatcaattcctttagtgcgggatgagctacatattacataccagtccaaaaatcacataaagtgttagactcagatgcagaattaatcccattattgcagactgaactacacattacacaccagtccagtaatttcaacgtgaacagattgaaaggtatattatcattcacaatagagttcagagattaagatgtaacatGACTCCAAAACTctcacacgttgtttgattaaagaaaatcaaaaagtgtaTCTGTGTAAACAAATTAAATGCTCGATGAAGACATGTATATACTTTAAAGTTTCAATACAATAGTGGAAACTGAAATAAGAGTATGGAATGCACATTGTCACAGAGATTgaattgcagaatgaatcccacactgagataaagtagcagagcatggcagatacagaatgtatcccacacacagacagtaccagcgactgatggatgcagaatataccccatgctcacactcagttacagagactgacagatacagaataaaccccagtcTCAtatccagtaccagagactgacctctactgaCGGGAAGCGACAACTATAATAAGGCAACAAATTCACATTCTCTGTCGTGGttccagaaacaggacaatgtgcaatgtgagggaagtttctgtctgtaacttttactctcgtatttttgcactttttgacggtgaaaaatgaagacaattgattcataataaagtttttgtttcactcgttccatagttgtgaatttgccccattatatatcactgtacattgcacagtatttctctctgatttctcaggatgatttacattgctcctctaccccatttagactcttattttccatgcagtatgtggcctccttattccccttggcgaaatgcatcacctcacacatttctatattgaaattcaatggccatttacaaggccgttctgcatgtttattttgtcccagtcttgATCTGTATTGACTATATCTCCGAAacaaattacaagaatttaacacagtaTCACAACTAGTGTTTgctctaacaaaatgtacttgcagctcgtctccatccccagtttttctaaatcccacccgtgcaatataatgtgaagaatgagttgatCTTCTGTCCCtcgctcatctgcaaacttcaatgacccggggtttggggacatctactggccggaagcagaactgcaacagttcagaacaaattgctgaaaccggacaatgtgcagtgtgagcgtgtttgtgattggtggcaggtattaaatctgatttttttaaacctgcccattaacctttagtgtttgttatagaacagtaaacagagccggacagtaaggatatggggagttatacaaaaagcatctattgcaggcatcaggtgagaagtttgaaggacacattttaaacagcggctgtttagttttggttgaacggttagtcccatgggagaggggattagaaatctgATATATGCAAAGGTCtccgccccatcgggtagtcccattcatggatcagtgcaggggttgggttgtgtctggatgtcactaaattgttgtaaaacagcccaacttacctggtgtgcagaagctgagtgctgcagtactgcagtggagtcagacactgacactctttgtatcgctggttttcatttgtggatattacaatgattattaacagagagattaaattgatcacttttgtattgtcTACCTCAACTGTTCTTGACTTACAAGAGATAATTTTTCTTCctacaggcaaatccttgaagggcCCAGAATtagtgtgatgtttcctccacccggggcacaaggaacagtgcagccagctccttctcacacacagtatgtatagagtcatagagtcatagagttatacagcacggatagaggcccttcggcccatcgtgtccgcgccggccatcagccctgtctactctaatcccatattccagcatttggtccgtagccttgtatgctatggcatttcaagtgctcatccaaatgcttcttgaatgttgtgagggttcctgcctccacaaccctttcagacagtgagttccagactccaaccaccctctgggtgaaaaagttctttctcaattcccctctaaacctcccgccttttaccttgaatccatGTCCACTTGTTATTGAACCCTCaaagaagggaaaaagctccttagtatccatcctatctgtgcccctcataattttgtacacctcaatcatgtcccccctcagcctcctctgctccaaggaaaacaaacccaatcttgccagtctctcttcatagctgaagcgctccagccctggtaacatcctggtgaatctcctctgcaccctctccaaagcgatcacatccttcctgtagtgtggcgaccagaactgcacacagtactccagctgtggcctaaccagtgttttatacagctccatcataacctccttgctcttatattctatgcctcggctaataaaggcaagtctcccatatgccttctttaccaccttatctacctgttccgccgccttcagggatctgtgaacttgcacaccaagatccctctgaccctctgtcttgcctagggtcctcccattcattgtgtattcccttgccttgttagtccctccaaagtgcatcacctcgcacttttccgggttaaattccatttgccactgttccgcccatctgaccaacccatctctttagtcctgcagactgaggctatcctcctcgctatttaccaccctaccaatctttcttAATATACTCTGtgagtatattatcactcacagagcacagagacacagacaggtcatcaatcccacagtctcacacagcagaaatagtcaatgccaaactgatcccaatccaacagtcaaacagagcaggagagactgaCGGAATTTCTATTTCACAATGACTCAATACCGCTGactggcagataaataattcccagtccaaaatcacacccagtatcagattgaaaggcactgtgttaatctcacATGAGATCAgaattagctacaaattaaataccagatagaactgacacatggtactgattgataggtacagaatgaatcacaatagtgtaccccgagattcaaattaaataccagcccacaactcacaccacattatgagtttaaagatgcagtattcatgccaatattatacactgagatacaaattagataccagttcagatgttacccatatttcactcacatatatgtccaaaaacctcatagtgtcagaatgaaatgtacagtttcaatccTATTGTTtcagattgagctacacattatataccagtccaaaatttgcATAAAGTATcatactggaagatacagtatcaatcccattagacaGAGGTACACATTagttacctgtccaaaaatcataTTTATCAAACTGAAAGGCAGAGTATCAATTCCCTTACTGCAGACGGAGGTTCACATTAGATACCTGTCCAGAAATCACGTACAGTACCATACTGAAAGAAATAGTATTGATTtaattagtacagactgacctacacgttacataccagtacaaaaatctcacacactttcagactggaagatacagtatcaatccaattagtgcagactgaggtgtagattagataccagtccaaaagtcacattcagtgtcaaaatgaaagatacagtatcaagtcctttagtgcagactgaactacaccttacaaacctgtctaaatatattacacagtatcagactgaaaggtacagtatgaattccattagtacagactgaaccacacattacataccagtccaaaaatctcatacagtgtcagactgaaagatacaataaTTATTCtattagcccagactgagctacaaaataaataccagtccaataatttcacagtaaaagattgaAATACACATTATCTTCacggagattaagatgtaatcatTCAACAAAACTcgcacacattgtttgattaaaagaaaatccaaaagtgtatcaatatttacaaattaatgcagcacgaaagatttgcatacattaatTAATTAAACATACAGTTTCAAGTACCATACTCtaacctgaaataagaatacagaacgaatccagacttgcactttgcccagagactgagttacagaattaatcccacactgaaatagaataccagagactgacagtcacagaatgaatcccacactcacagatagcaccagagattgagagatacaaaacgaatcacacactcacgcacagtaccagagactgacagatacagaatgaataccacactcacagactgtattggagactgacggatacagaatgaatatcacactcacatacagtaccagagaatgacagacatAGAATTAatgccacactcacatgcagtctgACATCTAACAgggtggaacaaattcacattatcttcgttgtgacagatgaaggacaatgtgcaatgtgaggaaatagtttctctctgtaacttctactcccgCACTTTTTCTAATTTTGTCAGTtaaaaattagacaattgatttcgaataaagtttttgttttcctcattcgaaagttgccccattatatttcaatctacattgcgcaatatttctgtctgaattCTCAGGagacgatttatattaattcaaataaaccgaactgaaacacaaataaaaactgagtgcaaatctgcaagtttcaacggcgaccgtcaaaagtgaaagggataaaatatagaaaaaaatcaaaccgaaaatgctggaaaggctcagcaggtccggcagcatctgtggagaagggaagctcgggttaacggttcaggactatgacccttctatagatcagaaaggttaatccgacttaatttaaataaggaacgggaatcagcagagggaaaaacttcagaaaatcaattaatttcactgaatccgagcaattgtgtcccgtatccactgtacagatcagggcaaataataatacaaaggaacagagttaaattcaacgatatgggggaaataaatgaattttaaaaatatttttttatataaattagacccgtttgtgttttgaAAACACTATcactctgaacatcatcaaattcggttccagtcttggtgtttctgaattcagcgtgctgggattcaaacctgttggaattaattGTTTGGAAGGGAGCGATACTCACCATCATAGCACCTTAGTTCActgggagggagaaatagagCGTTTTTGTGGAGtttcggactgaattgctccctttgggtttctggcactttaatcaaAGACAATAaacagttcccaaacatcagcccctgaacagacacaacaagctggtcgaatttctcatttatagatattaaataagaggatgacaaaagcgaataggaagaggttaggaagaagtcacaaaaacaattagggaagcaaacaggaatcacgaaatcaaattatcaaggaatataaaaagaaatagtaaattattgtACAGAGCCAGAAATAacagaaggaaaatcagaatatcttgagggccactaagggattgacaagataaactcacaggtaacgtcagcgaaatggcagaaatattgaattattactttccctcagtatttacccgggagattaacagggtgaatatgatatagaggaagaggtcaataaagatatcaaggcatttaagttagaaagggtggttaatCTCCTGATcctgatggattgcatctgcacttattaaatgaagcaaaggaagagatagcagaggcattgttacatatatagaaaaaatcattacagaaaggaatagtgccagaggactggatgacagttgatgtgattcttatattttgaaacaggaaatagaacaagtccagggaactgtggaccagttaactaaaggtcagtggtaggaatgatcatggaatcttttactcaatgaagcaacagaaaaacatccagaaaccgaaaatataataaagaatagtcagcacggatttcagaaagggaagatttaatagtttgacagaaggtttgacagttaaaattacagttcaacataacttatctgcttttcaaatatattcctctagaaataaacctctgtgtttgcatttcatggccttatcaacctgtgttgctacttttaaagatttgtcaatctgtacccctaaatcccattgctcttctaccccatttagactcttattttcaaagcagtgtttggcctccttattcccccgagcaaaatgcaccacctcacacctttctatatggaaattcaatggccatttacaccgcctttcagcaagcttattaaagtcttcttgtattttgtcgtagTCTTCCTCAGTATAAGCTATACCCCCAACATTAATTAcaagcatttaatacagcattacaactcATGTTTTGTCGAACAAACTGttttccattcccagtttttcgaaatcccacccgtgcaatataatgtgaagaatgagtttatcttctgtccctctctcatctgcaaacttcaatgacccggggtttggggacatctactggccggaagcagaactgcaacagttcggaacaaattgatgaaaccggacaatgtgcagtgtgagcgtgtttgtgattggtggcaggtattaaatctgattggatatttgaagaaaccaatcagagagttacagttaaTTATTGTGACCTCACTAcgaatgacccaatcacaatcattgccttcctccatccctcattaccatagggctgtggggctgccgatttaatccgagctcggagcggatttgggtcatttctgagtctgaaattgagtttgaaaatgcctgaggataagaaagcagctcccaagaagggcgccaagaaaaccttgagtaaagcaccaggcaagggcggcaagaagcggagaaaggcgaggaaggagagttactccatctacgtctacaaagtgatgaagcaggttcaccccgacaccggcatctcctccaaggccatgagcatcatgaactcctttgtgaacgatattttcgagcgcatcgcgggtgaggcttcccgcctggcccattataataaacggcgcaccatcagctcccgggagatccagaccgccgtgcgcatgctgctgcccggggaactggccaagcacggacaaaggcggtgaccaagtacaccagctccaagtaaaactcctcaATATACTGAAAAGAAAATAAACACAaatgctcttttcagagccacccacagtctctctgaaaaACTGTACCAACACCTctatggaatcattttactgtcgATAGTTTGATACTCACTGTCTCTCTAACTTGTGCTTTTGTAATTTCACTTGAAATCTGGTAGATTCTCATAATCACTGCCCGGTATAATCTCTGTCGTTGTTTTATTTAGTTTCAATAACCAAAAACGTATCCCTGATCCTCTCGTTCCCGGTCATATTCCGCCCCTTCCTCCGCATCTGCCCCTTCAGAGCCGTTTTAAGGtcatttctttttccttttcacgtttttttgttcattattcgggaatatcactttcagaaccgcaatcctcTTTCAAGCAACAACCCTGAAAGGGACTTCACACCGACTACAGAATAGTCTAAAGGCTCTGTCACTGttcgacttcttacaccaggagtctcggctccggtttcgatcgcgctgcagctcctgtgaacagggatcaatccacaatctgtggtttgttacttttacaaagattgagctgggatctgtcccgttacaaaatgggactttattcccgccggattgaaagcgaacggtgaaTGAAGCGACTTCTAACCGGAatgtaaaagattctggaagttgtgactggaaatgtggaataacagagtaaaaggagagagatttttaaatctttgtcttaAGGCGACATTATTTACTTAATCCGCTTCTTGTAttacaaatatattggcgggcttttcaaatttcaataaaacggttcagttcggtattttccgcctttttctcattgccggctattgattggtgaataaaacagcTCTCTCATTTGGCTGTTCgttgaaccaatgagattgagaacagatgaaccaatcacaagtgcccccactgcactcctccagaatggaaagaagggcgagtgcgggaagatttattcattctttgtgaaagtgtttgtgagattgtggaaatgtctggaagaggaaaaaccggcggtaaagctcgggccaaggccaagtctcgctcatcccgggcaggactgcagttccctatgggccgtgttcacaggctcctgcgaaaggggaactacgctgaacgtgtgggtgccggagctccggtgtatctggctgctgtgctcgagtatctgacggctgaaatcctcgagctggccggcaacgcggcccgggacaacaagaagacccgcatcatccccagacacctgcagctggccatccgcaacgacgaggagctcaacaagcttctgggacgggtgaccatcgctcagggcggggtgctgcctaatatccaggccgtgctgctgccgaagaaaaccagcactgtgagctccaagagcaagaaAAGCAgctaagatttaatctgataacccaaaggctcttttcagagccacccactgtatctatgaaagggctggttactgtctgaagagacTGACCTATTGATCACAGTTATCCCCGGTCTACGTTAATATATTACATCGCTACAGCGGTTAAACTTATGGGAGGCAATGTAATTcaccgagcacatgggtgataggtgaacgggtcttggtgggagttaggataGGGGAACGGAGTTTTGGAGGAGTTGAAGTTTGCAGAGGGCGTCAGataggaggctgaccaggagagcattggaagagccaaatctggaggtaacaagggcgtggatgagggtttcagcaccagatcagctgaggcaggggagtaGACGCGCGATGtttcggaggtggaagttggcggtcttggtggAGCGGAAATGGGGTCAGATGCTTATCTCAGGGTAAATTGGACGCTGAGGTTGCGAAGTTTTATGATTCCGCTTCACTGTCCATCTCAGTCCTTGAATCCAGTCCTCACACAGGAACTGTCTCTGTCCATCCCAGTACCtgattctatccagtccccacacaggaactgtctctgtccatcccagtacctgaatctatccagtccccacacaggaccagtctccatccatcccagtgcctgaatctatccagtccccacacaggtccATTCTCGATCCATCCCagtgcctgaatctatccagtccccacacaggaccagtctccatccatcccagtacctgaatctatccagtccccacacaggaccagtctgcatccatcccagtacctgaatctatccagtccccacacaggaccagtctgcATCCATCCCAGTACCTGAATCTATCCGGTCCCctcacaggaccagtctccatccatcccagtgcctgaatctatccagtccccacacaggaccagtctccatccatcccggtacctgaatctatccagtccccacacaggatcattctccatccatcccggtacctgaatctatccagtccccacacaggatcattctccatccatcccagtgcctgaatctatccagtccccacacaggatcattctccatccatcccggtacctgaatctatccagtccccacacaggaccagtctgcatccatcccagtgcctgaatctatccagtcctcacacaggaccagtctccatccatcccagtgcctgaatctatccagtcccctcaCAGGTCCattctccatccatcccagtgcctgaatctatccagtccccacacaggaccagtctccatccatctcAGTGCCTGATTCTatgcagtccccacacaggatcattctccatccatcccagtgcctgaATCGATCCAGTCCCATACTGACCCAAGCACGGAAAGGTATAGAGTGCCTTCCACACCGATTTATGTTTATTGAACTATTGGGCGCCTCCTGTCAGCTACAAATCTGAAAACTAAAACTCCCTCTTCCAACGGTCCCGGAGCGGCACTGATTGATTCTGTTATGATAGTGATTGTATTGGAACTGTAGTGTGCCTcaattattgaatttaaattttattttccgCCTTTTTTTTCGAGCAATCCTTGAATATCAAGCCGGAGTCTGTAATGATTGTGTCCGAATTTATGTTCCGCATTTGATActggtgaaaattttaaaaaggatgGTAACTAATTCCTGGAGGCGGAGCTTGAAGTTGCACGTCCGCTTGTCCGTCATTCTGAGCCATTCTCCTCCCTCCCGCACTTCATGCTCTGTCtgtcattcaaacactcctccccggcctctccgataatgtgcctttctcaaccaggtcggggcgggctttataaatacagaagAAAGGCGAGGGTTTTTCATTCAGCAgcgatctgagtgaagaattatcatgtctggcagaggtaaaggaggcaaaggactgggcaaaggcggagccaagcggcaccggaaagtgcttcgtgataacatccaggggatcaccaaaccagccatccgccgcctggctcgccgtggcggtgtgaagcggatctcgggtctgatctacgaggaaacccgcggggtgctgaaggttttcctggagaatgtgatcagggacgcggtcacctacactgaacacgccaagcgcaagacggtcactgccatggatgtggtgtacgctctctctatggattcggcggctgaacgactCGACCCTTTCTAACGGAACACAAACCAAAGGCTCTTccaagagccacccaccgcctcacagagagagagcactgacctgggaactggTGCGGGGTTATATGGGGCTAGGGAATAGTTTTATAATTAAAGAGTTTTCTGTGACACACAGTACGGTTAGGTGGGATCGGCGGCGAGCTGCACCGGTTACTGAGAGGGAACTTTCCCTTATTGAGTGCACTGAATTGTCCAGGGAACGTTACAAGTGAGTTTACCCGGAgctgaattcccccccccccccctcgctgaaATGCCCCTTCACTCCATTCGCTCTGTTTTGGTTCTATTTATCAGTCAGATGTTGTGATGTGGGACCGGGGGTTTCCATGGGAGAACAGGTTGAGCTGAGCCGCTGTGATAAGGGCCCAGCTTGTGATATGGATTTTCCCTCTGACGGTTGTTTCTGACACTGATACTGAGAGGGTTTGTGAAATTGAACCGTttgagctcagtcattggggacctGGAATTACCACAGGCCCAAATGGCAAAGCCCGCTCAAAACCGAGACTACTTCTCATTGGTTGCTTTGCTTGAAAACTAATTTCCTTAACAAATCGGAGAGACGACAATAAGAAAACGGAGCAAATTGTTGGCCACAATTgaccgattttttaaaatttgaaaaaggccgccaatttcagtgtatgAAATAAGTGAATTACTCGGCCATGTCGTTTTTACACAAGGACTTAAAATCTCTTTGTAATAATGTTATTCCGTATTACACGTCCCAAATTCCGAGCGCTGTTTCAAAAACACA
Encoded proteins:
- the LOC137312472 gene encoding histone H2A.J-like codes for the protein MSGRGKTGGKARAKAKSRSSRAGLQFPMGRVHRLLRKGNYAERVGAGAPVYLAAVLEYLTAEILELAGNAARDNKKTRIIPRHLQLAIRNDEELNKLLGRVTIAQGGVLPNIQAVLLPKKTSTVSSKSKKSS